The sequence aggaaagaaaataaaaaattagaaaatgaagagagagaaatacgaATGAACTAATCATTATTGTCAtaattactttattttattatgtttctctcttcttttctttacttgtCTTCCAAACAGAGCATTAGAGAGTATCATAGAAATTTAGCCAAAGGGTGGACACCCTTCATATGAGTAAAAGGCATGGCTCCCTCTAGCatgttgaaatttgattttaccCCATTacatgtttttaatttttttgtgctAGTGCGGCCAGACAAGAGGGCCCCCTAGGCCACACTTATTACCACACCTACTACACTACTACTTCTTTTTTAAGAGAGAGGGGGATGTAGGTGTGTTGAACTAGCGACCTTCTCTAGACTTACGCTAGACCCAACTATCTAACAGCCTACCACTAAGCTAGATGCTCATCCCCACGCCATTACTTATTAATTGCACTGGAAGTAGGCCCTCATTTAAAAGTGAAAATCATTTGTTTAATATGTTTAAAGACAAGGGTGAATGTTAGAGCTAGATCGTAGTGGCCTGCCATCTCTCGGCTGGCTCGCATGTTTAGACCTCAAGTCTTGCTCAGTTCAAGTCCTTTGGGAATCTGACAGGCACGCCATCAGACTTCCTTTACAACCCTAACATCTGAAATTGGTGGCTTAAATGGCATTTAAATTTTGGCAGGTCGCACTGGGCTGCTGTCAATCCACTCAATCTAAGCTGCCCATTTTGGTTGTCCTCAGCTCAATTTGTAGATTTTATGATGGGTCCCACCTTAAAGAGCTTAAAAAAACTATTTGGTGGCTCTCAAAAACTAATACATGTATGGTTTCTTAAATGAGCACCTAAAGAGGGATATCTAAGTGGATTCCCTTGCAGGGATATATTTGCCACATGGTAACTTTATTGTTGCTCAAAATGTGTGGACACATTGTCCTCATCAACCTTGATTCTTATACTAAGTTCCAATCCATAAGCGTTATGCATATATGGCACAATCCGCATATCAATTTTTGAATAAGATTTGCACAACTAATTATACAATGGGGAAAGGGTATTCCTGGCTCTGGCCCTGGTTATAAGCATTAAAAATCCATGTACCCGATTAAGTTGATATAAGCTAGTTGATTCTGACAGTACCaattcaaaaatatgatttttgccacaaatgatttaataaataaatgtaaataaacaaatgaaatagTTTGACAGTAATGAATTTTATAAACGAATCTGGTTGACTCAAATATACAGTTAGCTAATAGAAATTAACTAAAAATACGATTTATgatcaataaaatggggaaataaGAGGGGAAAAAGGGATAACAAGATAAGTTCGCAAAGAACACTTGCCTCCACATGGCCTACAAGGGCAAAGGTCCGAACGAAGAATTCAAGGACGGAAAGCTTCTGCTCGACGGTTTTCTCGGCGATCTCTTGAAGAATATAAGCGAGTTCAGATCTCACAAACTCAGACAAGCAGGATCGGATTTCGAGCAAGGACTTTACGTCTTTCGATGTCAAAACAGATTCCAGAATTTGGAGAGTTCCCTCGTTTAATCTGCGAATGAGTCCAgagaaatttgaaattaaaaaataaaagaagaatttgAGAGGAAATGAAAGGAGATTTGGGGGAAGAAAGGAGACCTTCTGTTTTCAACTTGGGAACGGAAGAGCGATGTTCTTTCCGCGACCGTTCCAGACACCTGACACATTTGAGAGGGAAATGGTGACAGTTGAGATTTACGACTACAAGGTTTGACATAAATTTCGGCTAATTAGGCAAGGCCACATAATGAAGTACGTTTTCTCTTCTACAAAATTACCAAGCCCGCCTGACAcgtggagttttttttttttttttttccttttttaatttaCAACCAGTTGCCAATAGAGCCAATGGCCACCTTCTCCTTAACATATTCATCCACTTACATATGTATACAATCTGATTACCACTAGTCTAAGCTAGTGTTACAAACATCCTAAGGGTCGACTTTAGAAAATAaaggataaaattttgaatatcaAATGGTACTAATTGTATGTTTCCATTtgaaccgaaaaaaaaaaaaagagggttccTAAAAGGCAACATGGACTTGCACCAGCATGAGACCAATGGGAGTAAATGTGGAATCATCAAATGTGGTGgggtttctattttttcatgAGGGCAGGGTGATTATTTCGTCCCTACCTATGTTTGGGTGTAGAGGACACACTGTCTTCTAGGCTTTTTGtttcccacaaaaaaaaaaagtacatgtTAACAAAAAAGCTTTCCTTAATTACATAGAATGATTTCCTTCATAGTgttagtatttttttccttttaagtaaaatgtgtgtgtgtgtgtgatttttttttttttttccgtttagTAGAAAGAGCATCTATTGATGATCACATATTACATTCCCTCTATCTGAAAAAACATCAGCAAATAACTagggatcagaattgaaccaaACTATCCTATCCGTAAGAGATAGGGCCCTCCTTGCAAGGGAGTTTGTAGTGTAGTTAATATCCCTTGAAACAAAGTGAAATACAAAGATCTAAATAAGATGTCaaatgtttctacccaaaaaaaaaaaagatgtcaaatGTTGGATATCAACAAGAATCATCTTGATCAACAACGCTGGACTCCTTGTGCAATCTTGTAAACACAGAATATCTCAAAGTTGTCACTTTGCACCATTAAATTATAAGCCCCTTCCGATATAACCTCCACTCTCTGGTAGATCTTCTCTAATAGCCAAGGCTTGTATATCATTAAATTGGTTGGAATTTGAAACTGCGACATAGGAAAGACCGTGATGGTCTCATATAACAAAGCCCAAGCCACTAAGGTTTCTCTTTGGGTGCAACGATGtatctatatttattttgaaCCCTCCAATAGGCCGGGAAGAGTCCATCTTATATATGTACTATTTGTTATCTCTGAACTCTGGATTTGAAAAAAGTACTTGACTATGGAGCAACACCAACCAACAAAAATTCAGTGTGCTCCTTTTGAGCAGCATCAATAACATCCGCGGAACTTCTCCTACCGAAAACCAAGTCATTACGTGCATAACAAAGCTACCAACAGATGAAGCTCATAAAGAATACTCTCGCAAGCAACAGTTTGCCATAAGAGAGAATGTTGACCATCTTTGGATCCACCTATTGTTAAACGTAAAGCAAATAGAGGATCGGGGATTACCTTAATGGAGCTTTCCTCGCAGCGCAATGGATCGGTTTCATTACGCATCAATTCTCACGAACAGCAACGAATGAAGGATTGTGGCAATCTCGCTAGGCAATGTTCCACCCTCCAAAcccaaggattgcaatggagatcctttgACATACACAATCAATTGGAAGAGAcaaaagagaatagggagagagagagagagagagagagagagagagagagagataacttTTGAGATTAGGCCAAAAACTTAGTTTGTTGTGGCcaaacctcttatttatagagatttggCTAGCTAGGATTCTGAATCCTAttgggtctatgattaccccaagtagGCAACCCACAAATGAATGAGGTCAAGACCCAGTTTGATTAACATCTCTCACTCGCCCATGTAGGGCGGACATACTCAATTGTCGATTGTAGTATCTCTACCACAGGTGTCTCATCATACAGGAAATGGAACATGCCACCTAACAATATAGTACGAAGGTAGGAGTGCTATATCAAGCTATCATCTAACGAACATAGCGTATCAATCACAAATAATCTGAGGTACACTAAACAATCCAACTGCACTAAATCTAGCACTCTCGATCCCTCATGATGAGCATTGCTAACCTCAAGGCATACAATGTACTTATGAATACATGGAAACACAAATACGATAAGTCGCCCGAGCAATGACCCACAAAACAAGGGTGTAATTCCAAATAGTTTTCTCTAAGCCCATATGTTAATTCGACTATTCCCAATTGTTTTTCCATTCATGTCCCACTGGACTgcatcatccatgatcctaaGAGCATGTCAAAGTAGCGTCATTGGGTATCTTCTTTATGACATGTTCTTAGGTAGAGGGTATCTGTAGAATTAACTTAATTTGATCCAAGTGGCTCACACAGTGACGAAAAACGGGATATATTCAATCACTCTCACAAACGGTCGTGACAAAGCATATATACTAtgaaatgtatgctatggtAAAACTCTCACTAAGGTGGGCACTATCAGATGCCTAACCTGAGTCAATCAGCCCAGTCTCCCTCATGCTACCTGCTTGAATTCTCACATTCAGCTAGAAGTAGGCTACTCTAAGATGTGGGATCTCTGTCTTCAACCATAGATTGATCTCATCTTAGCTCTAACGAATGCACCACTTAGCTTAAAAGGTATATGTTCATCTTGTTCGCTATTTCTAAGCGCCAAGGTGAATTTCGCTCATGTTGCTTGCTATTTTCAAGCGTCAAGGTCAATCACTCGTGTGATTGGATCGATTCAagcctagtgacatatttacaaaaaaagtGTATACACATGCAAATCATCCAAAAGAAGTATATGTCTTATATAcaaatcaaggagaagaaatgtCAAAGCTCAAAATCCAAACCATCCACGTTGAAGTCCCAGATTCCTTACATGAGTAAGAAAAATGTCTTAAGCAATAGGCTTGGTCAATGGATCGGCCACCATGCTACTCATGGAGATATGCTTCAAGATAACTTCCCCTTGTGCAACCATGTCTCGAATGTAGTGATATATGATATCTATGTGCTTAGCTTTTCCATGGAAAGCACCGCATCTCTTGAATGAGTGGTAACGCCAAGGCACTGTAGGAACCTCCTTAATTAGCCAAATGGCCTCTTGAATGGCCATCAAGCGATGTACTTAGACTCCATCATGGATAGGGTGATGCAAGTCTGCTTTTTGTTGTTCTAAGATACAGCCCTGCCTCCTCAGACAAATGCATATCCCAAAGTAGATTTATGCTCTTTTCTATCActagcccaatcaacatcattGTAGGCTCTAAATCTCAAATCTGAACTACTGTAGGTGAGGATGAGATTAGTTTTCTCATGAAAGGTATCGAAAGATTCTTTTCACTGCTTGCCAATGACCTGGTCCTAGGTTACTCTGGTAATGACTAACTATGCCAATTGCGAAGCATATATCTAGACGTGTGCACATAATTACATAATCGAACTACCTATCATTGCTGCATAGGAAACTTCggacatttgattcttctcctcATCAGCCTTAGAGCACTGATCAAGGCTCAAAGCACATGCCTTGTCCATAGGATTGTTAATGGGTTAAGATTTGTCCATACAGAATCGTTCAAAGATCTTCTTTATGTAAATCTCTTGAGACAAACAAAGAATATTCTTAGAGCGATTTCTTATGATCTTAATGCTTAACACAAAATTGGTTTCACATatgtccttcatctcaaaagtagaGGATAACTATTTTTTTAGTGGCGATAATCATCTCGATGTCATTCCTAAACAACAGAATGTCGACAACATATAAGGGTAGAACAAGGAAACTTCTTTGGACCATTTCCCATACACACATTGGTCCTCTTCAATAGTTTCAAAACCAATAGAAGTAATGGTAAAACGATTGTTTAAGGCCAAATATAGAGCGTTTGAGACGACAGACTTTGTGCTCGTCATTTGACCTCAAAATCCACTGGTTAATCCATAAAGATCTCCTCGTCTAGTTCTTCATTGAGAAATGCAattttaacatccatctgaaagaattcaaaattcaattttacgACAATAATTAGAATGAGGCGAATTGAGGCAATTCTCACCACAggggagaaagtctcatcatagtctacaccCTCCTTTTGGGTATAGCTCTTCGCCACAAGGTGTgccttatacttgtcaattgaacCATCTGCCTtaagtttaaactttaaaacccatttatttataata is a genomic window of Macadamia integrifolia cultivar HAES 741 chromosome 13, SCU_Mint_v3, whole genome shotgun sequence containing:
- the LOC122059593 gene encoding protein DOUBLE-STRAND BREAK FORMATION isoform X3 is translated as MCQVSGTVAERTSLFRSQVENRRLNEGTLQILESVLTSKDVKSLLEIRSCLSEFVRSELAYILQEIAEKTVEQKLSVLEFFVRTFALVGHVESCLMLRYEALILRQHKSTTHLWLHVSYEEWLAFAERSLNNGFYSIAVK
- the LOC122059593 gene encoding protein DOUBLE-STRAND BREAK FORMATION isoform X1; the protein is MCQVSGTVAERTSLFRSQVENRRLNEGTLQILESVLTSKDVKSLLEIRSCLSEFVRSELAYILQEIAEKTVEQKLSVLEFFVRTFALVGHVESCLMLRYEALILRQHKSTTHLWLHVSYEEWLAFAERSLNNGFYSIAVKIVVGVVDMQKLELNPSMTVDRAIQRTKTCAADPL
- the LOC122059593 gene encoding protein DOUBLE-STRAND BREAK FORMATION isoform X2 encodes the protein MCQVSGTVAERTSLFRSQVENRRLNEGTLQILESVLTSKDVKSLLEIRSCLSEFVRSELAYILQEIAEKTVEQKLSVLEFFVRTFALVGHVESCLMLRYEALILRQHKSTTHLWLHVSYEEWLAFAERSLNNGFYSIAVKVM